From a single Marinobacter sp. THAF197a genomic region:
- a CDS encoding flagellar assembly protein T N-terminal domain-containing protein, with translation MKAFVLVLLWVCSGVVSAAVLEGVGHANIRENNLDQARAEARQAAMRDLALQYEASVSTQDTLENGELTQSRTRLSATAQLRNATIVDEYRSGNLLRVVVRAEMADAAGTESCKAGEASGLRKRVAVTGFPIVRPQQGGNPGLDDAGEKLPQALIARLQSQGRMQVLGSTSLQLFSELPDAPTSRQNLAANHLTNVVQLARELGAQFVVSGVIRDIGVADPNAWGSSIVNRMQRGIGLVDTSRRFEAEVMVFDGFSGSPVFRQRFETSARWDPKGAGTGSFASAGFEKSEWGQAVSGVIDDMAIAVNNALACQPFMARVTRVESNRVTLASGATAGLRPGDELNIYRSQRYFDSLDGTPELTDAKVSITLDNVHPDFSTGRLPVTGGQVNIQRDDMAIIW, from the coding sequence ATGAAAGCCTTTGTTCTAGTGTTGCTTTGGGTCTGCTCGGGCGTGGTCAGTGCCGCGGTGCTTGAGGGAGTAGGCCATGCCAATATCCGGGAGAACAATCTGGACCAGGCCCGTGCCGAGGCCCGGCAGGCGGCCATGCGCGATCTCGCCCTGCAGTACGAGGCCAGCGTAAGCACCCAGGATACTCTTGAGAACGGTGAGCTGACACAGTCCCGAACCCGGCTTTCGGCCACTGCCCAGTTACGCAATGCCACCATCGTGGATGAATACCGCAGCGGCAACCTTTTGCGGGTGGTGGTGCGGGCCGAGATGGCGGATGCCGCTGGTACCGAAAGCTGTAAGGCCGGAGAAGCCTCCGGGCTGCGCAAGCGAGTTGCAGTGACAGGATTTCCGATTGTCCGGCCACAGCAGGGAGGAAACCCGGGGCTCGATGATGCCGGCGAGAAATTGCCGCAGGCACTGATTGCCCGCTTGCAGTCTCAGGGCAGAATGCAGGTGCTTGGGTCTACCTCGTTGCAATTGTTTAGCGAGCTGCCGGACGCACCGACCTCGCGCCAGAATCTGGCGGCGAATCATTTGACTAATGTGGTCCAGCTGGCCCGGGAACTGGGAGCACAATTCGTGGTGTCGGGTGTGATTCGCGATATTGGGGTAGCAGATCCAAACGCCTGGGGCAGTTCCATCGTCAATCGCATGCAGCGTGGCATTGGCCTGGTGGATACCAGTCGCCGCTTTGAAGCAGAAGTGATGGTGTTCGATGGCTTCAGCGGTTCGCCAGTGTTTCGTCAGCGCTTTGAAACTTCTGCCCGCTGGGATCCGAAAGGTGCTGGCACGGGGAGCTTTGCTTCGGCCGGCTTTGAAAAATCGGAGTGGGGGCAGGCGGTGTCAGGCGTGATTGATGACATGGCGATAGCCGTGAACAATGCGCTGGCGTGTCAACCGTTCATGGCCCGGGTGACCCGTGTGGAGAGCAATCGTGTGACCCTGGCTTCCGGCGCGACAGCCGGATTGCGGCCGGGCGACGAGCTCAATATCTACCGTAGTCAGCGCTATTTCGATTCACTGGATGGTACACCGGAGCTGACGGATGCGAAGGTGTCCATTACCCTCGATAACGTCCACCCGGATTTCAGCACCGGTCGCCTGCCGGTGACCGGTGGCCAGGTAAATATCCAGAGAGACGATATGGCGATAATCTGGTGA
- a CDS encoding LPP20 family lipoprotein yields MTLRWTLVPVLVFTLAACAPVGSYQNSSQDTRTEFEPITVRVSGFGTYQDVREDRINPRKRLMARRASQLDAYRNLAERVYGTVIYGSSTVNDFVVNNDNFRTYVDSYIRGARMVAVNEHSDGVIETVMELKLEPRFRECVSRVVDDQVQDQCMIPMPRQNDRVGDVETRRTQSLYYLD; encoded by the coding sequence ATGACACTGCGATGGACTCTCGTGCCTGTTCTGGTTTTTACATTGGCAGCCTGCGCGCCGGTGGGCAGCTATCAGAACAGCTCGCAGGATACCCGTACCGAATTTGAACCCATCACGGTTCGGGTCAGTGGTTTTGGCACCTACCAGGATGTCCGTGAAGACCGAATAAATCCTCGAAAGCGGTTGATGGCCCGGCGCGCTTCGCAGCTGGACGCCTATCGGAACCTGGCTGAGCGGGTATACGGTACGGTGATTTACGGCAGCTCCACGGTGAATGATTTTGTCGTTAACAATGACAACTTCCGCACCTATGTAGACAGTTACATACGCGGTGCGCGGATGGTGGCGGTGAACGAGCACAGCGATGGTGTGATTGAGACAGTGATGGAACTCAAGCTGGAACCAAGGTTTCGCGAGTGCGTTTCACGGGTGGTGGATGATCAGGTTCAGGACCAATGCATGATCCCCATGCCGCGCCAGAACGACCGGGTAGGGGATGTGGAAACCCGGCGCACCCAGTCACTCTATTATCTGGATTAA
- the traF gene encoding conjugal transfer protein TraF gives MKTNRLCKLSLAISLSLATTTALASPQAPMSARSFAMGGTGVAVAHPSAAPLANPAMMAAPQHDWADDFGLMLPSVNARFADEEEVVDQIDDIQDTIDELEQSINSLNQGSAQDNAGKLREQLQNFDRDTVRVNAGLGLAVALPGPSLSVGVMANGNLTATVRGEYSENDDARLAAVEAGILTPGITDELESRGSILASAVAEVGLSFARSFELNNGEQLQLGITPKYVELRTFQYTERVSRFDEDDFDADEFETDKSGFNLDIGAAYAFGENREWNAGIVARNLIPMELDSAQARGEEKRTLELNPMVTAAIAHKSDYHVVTAELDLTKKKAFGFEDDTQWLAVGAEFDAWRYAQLRAGIRHNLASNSDNDGIEEDTQFTAGLGLNVLGARLDIGALYSSADVGAAIELGTSF, from the coding sequence ATGAAAACAAACCGCCTTTGCAAATTGTCCCTGGCCATCAGCCTTTCCCTTGCCACCACCACTGCCCTTGCGAGCCCTCAGGCACCCATGTCTGCGCGCTCGTTCGCCATGGGCGGAACTGGCGTCGCCGTAGCACATCCCTCTGCTGCCCCCCTGGCCAACCCGGCCATGATGGCGGCACCCCAGCACGACTGGGCGGATGATTTCGGCCTGATGCTGCCCTCGGTCAATGCACGATTTGCGGATGAAGAAGAAGTTGTTGATCAGATTGATGATATTCAGGACACAATTGATGAACTCGAGCAATCCATCAACAGCCTGAATCAGGGATCTGCCCAGGACAATGCCGGAAAGCTGCGTGAGCAGCTTCAGAATTTCGACCGTGATACTGTCCGAGTGAATGCCGGTCTCGGATTGGCCGTTGCTCTTCCCGGGCCTAGCCTGTCGGTTGGAGTGATGGCGAACGGCAACCTGACCGCAACCGTTCGAGGCGAGTACAGCGAAAACGATGACGCCCGATTGGCAGCTGTCGAAGCCGGAATCCTGACACCTGGCATTACCGACGAACTGGAATCCAGAGGCAGCATCCTTGCCTCTGCAGTTGCAGAGGTTGGTTTGAGTTTCGCCAGGTCCTTCGAGCTCAATAACGGCGAGCAGCTTCAGCTAGGCATAACCCCCAAGTACGTCGAACTCCGTACCTTCCAATACACCGAACGAGTCTCAAGATTCGACGAAGATGATTTCGACGCTGACGAGTTCGAAACCGACAAAAGCGGCTTCAACCTGGACATCGGTGCCGCCTATGCCTTCGGCGAAAACCGCGAGTGGAATGCAGGCATTGTTGCCAGAAACCTGATACCCATGGAGCTGGACTCTGCCCAGGCTCGAGGCGAAGAGAAACGCACCCTCGAACTCAACCCCATGGTTACCGCCGCCATCGCCCACAAGAGCGACTACCACGTTGTCACTGCCGAACTGGACCTGACCAAGAAAAAAGCCTTCGGCTTTGAAGACGATACACAATGGCTGGCTGTCGGCGCCGAATTCGACGCCTGGCGTTACGCCCAGCTGCGCGCCGGTATCCGCCACAACCTGGCCAGCAACAGCGACAACGACGGTATTGAAGAAGATACCCAGTTCACCGCTGGTCTGGGCCTGAATGTTCTTGGCGCCCGTCTGGATATTGGCGCCCTGTACAGCAGCGCTGATGTGGGTGCCGCGATCGAGCTTGGCACCTCCTTCTGA
- a CDS encoding multifunctional CCA tRNA nucleotidyl transferase/2'3'-cyclic phosphodiesterase/2'nucleotidase/phosphatase has product MQTYLVGGAVRDKLLGLEVKDRDWVVVGSTPDEMRAKGFKQVGADFPVFLHPKTGEEYALARTERKQGRGYHGFTVYSAPDVTLEQDLKRRDLTINAMAETEDGELVDPFHGHGDLEQKKLRHVSEAFAEDPLRILRTARFAARLQPMGFTVCHETRALMQEMVNEGELADLVPERVWQEVQRALHEKAPGVFFDVLKDVGALEVLIPELASPGILQHGLQALHCVHRKNGNTSQRFAALLCAVPEAAAVARAKAMKSPNDCKDMVHLVCLYMEHLGDQSPQVHTPEQALALLEKADLWRRPERFIDLQETLACAVSPGQSDSLDRLNLAARHASAVNPQDLIKQGHKGKALGDAIRNERLARIKQALTN; this is encoded by the coding sequence ATGCAAACCTATCTGGTAGGCGGCGCCGTTCGGGACAAACTGCTCGGCCTTGAGGTAAAGGACCGTGACTGGGTCGTGGTCGGCAGCACACCAGATGAAATGCGAGCGAAAGGTTTCAAGCAGGTAGGGGCCGATTTCCCGGTATTCCTGCACCCGAAAACCGGTGAGGAGTACGCTCTGGCCCGCACCGAACGCAAGCAGGGCCGGGGCTACCATGGGTTTACCGTATACAGCGCCCCCGATGTCACCCTGGAGCAGGATCTCAAGCGCCGGGACCTGACCATCAACGCCATGGCAGAAACCGAAGATGGCGAGTTGGTCGATCCTTTCCACGGTCACGGCGACCTCGAGCAAAAAAAGCTTCGCCATGTGTCCGAAGCCTTCGCGGAAGACCCCCTGCGCATCCTGAGAACCGCCCGGTTTGCCGCGCGCCTGCAACCTATGGGCTTTACCGTATGCCACGAAACCAGGGCCCTGATGCAAGAGATGGTCAATGAAGGCGAGCTGGCGGATCTTGTCCCGGAGCGCGTATGGCAGGAGGTTCAGCGAGCACTGCATGAGAAAGCGCCAGGTGTCTTTTTCGATGTGCTCAAAGACGTTGGCGCACTGGAAGTTCTGATTCCAGAACTCGCCAGCCCGGGCATTCTCCAGCACGGGCTTCAGGCCCTGCATTGCGTGCACCGAAAAAACGGCAACACGTCACAGCGCTTCGCCGCATTACTGTGCGCCGTGCCGGAAGCCGCCGCTGTCGCTCGCGCAAAAGCCATGAAAAGCCCGAATGACTGCAAAGACATGGTGCACCTGGTCTGTCTTTACATGGAGCACCTGGGCGATCAGAGCCCGCAGGTCCATACGCCGGAGCAAGCCCTGGCGTTGTTGGAGAAAGCGGACCTCTGGCGCCGCCCGGAGCGCTTTATTGACTTGCAGGAAACCCTGGCGTGCGCCGTTAGCCCCGGCCAGTCAGACAGCCTTGACCGGCTCAACCTGGCCGCACGACACGCTTCAGCGGTCAACCCGCAAGACCTGATAAAACAGGGCCACAAAGGAAAAGCCCTGGGCGATGCAATCCGCAACGAGCGGCTGGCACGTATCAAACAGGCATTGACCAACTGA
- a CDS encoding pteridine reductase: MAAPVVLITGAAHRLGARTAEVLHARGWNVVIHYRSRADQAAELVDKLNRERSDSATSIQADLTDMEQVASLAKTACQHWERLDGLVNNASVFYPRTTEDSGEDDWNAVMGANLKAPFFLLKYCLPELKKNNGAVVNLIDIYSEKPLNDHPLYCASKAGLAALTRSWAKDHAPGIRVNGVSPGAILWPEGEAEIDTVYQQAILDKTPLARTGNPDDIAGAIAYLLCDAPFVTGQILSVDGGRSLNM; encoded by the coding sequence ATGGCAGCTCCTGTTGTTCTGATCACCGGCGCCGCCCACCGTCTCGGCGCCCGTACCGCGGAGGTCCTGCACGCCCGGGGCTGGAATGTGGTCATCCACTATCGTTCGAGGGCGGACCAAGCGGCCGAACTGGTGGACAAACTGAACCGGGAACGGTCTGACTCAGCCACCTCGATACAGGCAGACCTGACAGACATGGAACAGGTTGCCAGCCTGGCCAAAACCGCCTGCCAACATTGGGAGCGCCTGGATGGCCTGGTCAACAACGCCTCAGTCTTCTATCCCAGAACTACCGAAGACTCTGGCGAAGACGACTGGAACGCCGTCATGGGCGCCAACCTGAAAGCGCCATTCTTTCTGCTCAAGTATTGCTTGCCGGAACTGAAAAAAAATAATGGAGCCGTGGTCAACCTGATCGACATCTACAGCGAAAAACCGCTGAACGATCACCCCCTGTATTGTGCCAGCAAAGCGGGCCTGGCCGCCCTCACCCGATCCTGGGCCAAAGATCATGCCCCAGGGATCAGGGTAAACGGTGTATCGCCTGGCGCTATCCTCTGGCCAGAGGGCGAGGCCGAAATCGACACGGTTTACCAGCAGGCCATTCTGGACAAAACACCTCTGGCCCGTACCGGCAACCCCGACGACATTGCCGGTGCCATCGCCTACCTTTTGTGCGATGCCCCGTTCGTGACCGGTCAGATTCTTTCCGTCGACGGCGGCCGCAGCCTGAATATGTGA
- a CDS encoding acetyl-CoA C-acetyltransferase, translating into MRDVVIVAAKRTAVGSFGGGLSSLRADQLGSAVIKALMEETGVAGEQIGEVILGQVLTAGCGQNPARQAAINAGLPSSTPAITINKVCGSGLKAVHMAVQAIQCGDAEMIVAGGQESMSQAPHVLPNSRNGQRMGNWSMVDTMVNDGLWDAFNDYHMGITAENIVEKYGISREEQDEFAAASQQKAVAAQNAGYFDGQIVPITIPQRKGDPLVISKDECPRDGVTGDSLGKLRPAFKKDGSVTAGNASSLNDGAAAVMVCSAEKAKELGLTPLATIKAHANAGVDPTIMGTGPIPASQRCLERAGWTAAELDLIEANEAFAAQAISVNRDMGWDTSKVNVNGGAIAIGHPIGASGCRILVTLLHEMARRDAKKGLATLCIGGGMGVALAVER; encoded by the coding sequence ATGCGTGATGTCGTGATTGTTGCCGCAAAACGTACCGCTGTTGGCAGCTTCGGTGGCGGCTTGTCCAGCCTGCGGGCCGACCAACTCGGTTCCGCCGTGATCAAGGCGCTGATGGAAGAAACCGGCGTGGCCGGCGAGCAGATCGGTGAAGTAATCCTGGGCCAGGTACTGACTGCCGGCTGCGGTCAGAACCCTGCCCGCCAGGCAGCCATCAATGCCGGCCTGCCAAGCTCCACACCAGCGATCACCATCAACAAGGTATGTGGTTCCGGCCTGAAAGCGGTTCACATGGCGGTGCAAGCCATTCAGTGCGGCGATGCCGAGATGATTGTCGCTGGTGGCCAGGAAAGCATGAGCCAGGCGCCACACGTTCTGCCCAATAGCCGTAATGGCCAGCGCATGGGCAACTGGAGCATGGTCGACACCATGGTGAACGATGGTCTGTGGGATGCCTTCAACGATTACCACATGGGCATCACCGCCGAAAACATCGTGGAGAAGTACGGAATCAGCCGGGAAGAGCAGGACGAATTCGCCGCGGCCTCTCAGCAAAAAGCCGTGGCTGCCCAGAACGCCGGCTATTTTGACGGCCAGATTGTTCCGATCACCATTCCCCAGCGCAAGGGCGACCCGCTGGTGATCAGCAAAGATGAATGCCCCCGCGACGGCGTAACCGGAGACAGCCTTGGCAAACTGCGCCCGGCGTTCAAGAAAGACGGCTCAGTGACCGCCGGCAACGCCTCATCCCTGAACGACGGTGCCGCCGCCGTGATGGTGTGCAGTGCCGAAAAAGCCAAAGAACTGGGCCTGACCCCGCTGGCCACCATCAAGGCCCACGCCAATGCTGGTGTTGACCCCACCATCATGGGTACCGGCCCGATTCCCGCCAGCCAGCGCTGCCTTGAGCGGGCCGGCTGGACGGCCGCAGAGCTGGACCTGATCGAAGCCAACGAAGCCTTCGCGGCCCAGGCCATCTCGGTCAACCGGGACATGGGCTGGGATACCAGCAAGGTCAACGTAAATGGCGGCGCTATCGCCATCGGCCACCCGATTGGCGCTTCCGGCTGCCGTATTCTGGTTACCCTGCTGCACGAAATGGCACGCCGCGACGCCAAGAAAGGTCTGGCGACTTTGTGCATCGGTGGCGGCATGGGCGTTGCCCTGGCAGTGGAACGCTAA
- the trmL gene encoding tRNA (uridine(34)/cytosine(34)/5-carboxymethylaminomethyluridine(34)-2'-O)-methyltransferase TrmL — protein sequence MLHVVLYEPEIPPNTGNIIRLCANTGCQLHLIEPLGFSLEDKQMRRAGLDYSEYATVKIHPDYASFLETEQPARLFGLTTKGSRHYHEADFQDGDYLMFGPETRGLPADVREALPEQNRLRVPMRPESRSLNLSNTAALVVYEAWRQTGFNGAV from the coding sequence GTGCTGCACGTTGTACTCTATGAGCCGGAGATACCGCCCAACACCGGCAATATCATCCGGCTCTGCGCCAATACCGGCTGTCAGCTGCACCTGATTGAACCGCTGGGGTTTTCCCTGGAGGACAAACAGATGCGCAGGGCCGGGTTGGATTACAGCGAGTACGCCACCGTGAAGATCCACCCGGATTACGCCAGCTTCCTGGAAACCGAGCAGCCTGCGCGACTGTTCGGGCTCACCACGAAAGGCAGCCGTCATTATCACGAGGCCGATTTCCAGGATGGCGACTACCTGATGTTCGGGCCGGAAACCCGAGGGCTGCCAGCAGACGTTCGGGAAGCCCTGCCAGAACAGAACCGGCTGCGGGTGCCCATGCGCCCGGAGAGCCGCAGCCTGAACCTGTCCAATACCGCCGCCCTGGTGGTTTATGAGGCCTGGCGGCAGACCGGATTCAACGGCGCCGTCTGA
- a CDS encoding heme ABC transporter ATP-binding protein, translated as MVLEIQNLSVSLAGTEIVSDINLTVSAGEVLMLLGPNGAGKSTLMKALAGELPYRGQIRLAGREIGGWCPGELARHRAIMPQSVEVNFPLTVEEVVALGRPASTRRCADSVAEILMEALEIKHLRHRLVPGLSGGEQQRLQLARVLGQIWDTRQDRLLLLDECTSALDPAHQQMVLELVGAMAREHGVAVLAIVHDLNLAAQFADRMVVMKSGRCFHEGGSSEVLTPSLLKAVYGYRARVIQLPEGYPLVIPLASGSAQTAPLNPVCRQAS; from the coding sequence ATGGTCCTGGAAATTCAGAACTTGAGTGTATCGCTGGCAGGAACGGAGATTGTCAGTGATATCAATCTGACGGTGTCTGCTGGTGAAGTATTGATGCTGCTGGGGCCGAATGGTGCGGGTAAGTCAACGCTTATGAAAGCACTGGCTGGAGAATTGCCGTACCGGGGCCAGATCCGTCTAGCCGGCCGCGAAATTGGCGGCTGGTGCCCGGGTGAGCTGGCACGCCATCGGGCGATTATGCCCCAGAGTGTTGAGGTTAACTTCCCACTGACGGTGGAGGAAGTAGTGGCCCTTGGTCGCCCGGCCTCAACCCGTCGATGCGCGGATTCCGTGGCAGAAATTCTGATGGAAGCTTTGGAGATCAAGCATTTGAGGCATCGGCTGGTGCCGGGATTGTCCGGCGGGGAACAGCAGAGGTTGCAGCTGGCCAGGGTGCTGGGGCAGATATGGGATACCCGGCAGGATCGACTGTTATTGCTGGACGAGTGCACGTCGGCACTGGACCCTGCGCACCAACAGATGGTGTTGGAGCTGGTGGGCGCAATGGCCCGGGAGCACGGAGTCGCCGTGCTGGCCATCGTCCATGACCTTAATCTTGCGGCTCAGTTTGCAGACCGAATGGTGGTCATGAAATCCGGCCGCTGCTTTCATGAAGGAGGCTCCAGTGAGGTTCTGACGCCGTCACTATTGAAAGCGGTTTACGGCTATCGGGCCCGGGTCATTCAACTCCCTGAGGGCTATCCGCTGGTCATTCCCCTTGCCAGCGGGAGTGCTCAGACGGCGCCGTTGAATCCGGTCTGCCGCCAGGCCTCATAA
- a CDS encoding FecCD family ABC transporter permease translates to MIRDHSGRLPLAPALLLLGTLLAVAALASIGSGAYDLALMDILKVVAGREASDPVAAMVVLEVRLPRFLLGFLVGAVLGVSGAILQGLFRNPLADPGLIGVSAGASLAAIAVIVLGGTALGGWVTLAGQWALPLAAFAGGSGTVILAWRIASRAGQTAVATLLLAGIAINAVAGAATGLLTFYASDEELRSLTFWTMGSLGHAAWDDLVLGAPFMILALMAAPWLARPLDAFLLGESVVGHLGYRTATVKKVAILVVGLGVGAAVAVSGLIGFVGLVVPHLVRQLLGASHRVVLPVSALMGGTLLVAADAIARVVVAPAELPIGLMMSLIGGPFFLGLLMRRKVM, encoded by the coding sequence ATGATCCGTGACCATTCCGGTCGTTTGCCGTTGGCGCCGGCGCTCTTGTTGCTGGGAACTCTTCTGGCGGTTGCGGCCCTGGCATCGATTGGTAGTGGTGCCTACGACCTTGCACTGATGGATATTCTCAAGGTAGTTGCCGGCCGGGAAGCTTCGGATCCGGTAGCGGCTATGGTTGTGTTGGAAGTCCGGTTACCCCGGTTTCTACTCGGCTTTCTGGTTGGAGCTGTATTGGGGGTTTCCGGCGCGATCCTACAGGGACTTTTCCGAAACCCCCTGGCAGATCCTGGCCTGATTGGTGTCTCCGCTGGTGCGTCACTGGCCGCCATTGCCGTCATCGTTCTTGGCGGGACGGCCCTTGGTGGTTGGGTGACCCTGGCGGGGCAGTGGGCGTTGCCCCTGGCCGCGTTTGCCGGCGGTAGTGGCACCGTCATTCTGGCCTGGCGAATTGCCAGTCGTGCTGGCCAGACGGCTGTGGCAACGCTTCTGTTGGCGGGTATTGCCATTAACGCAGTGGCGGGCGCAGCAACCGGTTTGCTGACGTTCTACGCAAGCGATGAGGAATTACGATCCCTGACGTTCTGGACAATGGGAAGCCTTGGCCATGCTGCCTGGGACGATCTTGTTTTGGGCGCACCTTTCATGATCCTGGCTTTAATGGCAGCACCCTGGCTGGCCAGACCACTGGACGCGTTTCTGTTGGGCGAATCGGTAGTGGGCCACTTGGGGTATCGAACAGCCACCGTTAAGAAGGTAGCGATACTGGTTGTCGGGCTGGGTGTTGGCGCAGCCGTGGCTGTGAGCGGACTGATCGGCTTTGTCGGATTGGTTGTGCCGCACCTGGTAAGGCAGCTGCTGGGGGCGAGTCATCGAGTGGTGTTGCCAGTCAGTGCGCTGATGGGGGGAACTCTGTTGGTTGCGGCTGATGCCATCGCGCGCGTTGTTGTTGCACCCGCCGAGTTGCCCATCGGGCTGATGATGTCTCTGATCGGAGGTCCGTTTTTCCTGGGTTTGCTCATGCGGAGAAAGGTGATGTGA
- a CDS encoding heme/hemin ABC transporter substrate-binding protein yields the protein MRLRWPLFILIGLSLASGSVFAEPSRLVTADGAITEIVYRLGQESRLVGVDTTSGYPEQTAELPKVGYLRALPFEGVLALKPDMLITSEQAAPARNLERLARAGVRVAQLPSRWTAEAALERILSVGELLGAAEEAQALVAGVEADIRRIQQNTGNRDYQPRILFILAAGNHSVMLAGSDTAANALVELIGAENAAQGIKGYKPANREAILASRPDAVVIAESTPGQFDIAGWPEVERLEAWQSGHRLVADSMFLLGFGPRLPEAMAALNDALPGQREIAANDP from the coding sequence ATGAGGCTGCGGTGGCCCCTGTTCATTCTGATTGGATTGTCGCTGGCATCGGGCTCGGTGTTTGCCGAACCGAGCCGCCTGGTGACTGCAGACGGTGCCATCACCGAAATCGTCTATCGGCTTGGGCAGGAGTCGCGCCTGGTTGGAGTGGATACCACCAGCGGTTATCCGGAGCAAACGGCTGAGTTACCCAAGGTTGGTTATCTGCGCGCTTTGCCTTTCGAGGGCGTTCTGGCACTGAAGCCGGATATGCTGATTACCTCAGAGCAGGCTGCGCCCGCCAGGAATCTTGAGCGCCTCGCGCGCGCCGGGGTTCGGGTTGCGCAACTGCCGTCGCGGTGGACCGCGGAGGCAGCGCTGGAGCGCATATTGTCTGTTGGCGAGCTGCTCGGGGCAGCCGAGGAAGCGCAGGCTCTGGTGGCTGGCGTCGAGGCGGATATCCGCCGGATTCAACAGAACACCGGAAACCGTGATTACCAGCCCAGAATCCTGTTCATCCTCGCCGCTGGCAACCACTCGGTCATGTTGGCCGGGTCGGATACTGCAGCGAATGCTCTGGTTGAACTGATCGGGGCCGAAAATGCCGCCCAGGGTATTAAAGGGTACAAACCGGCCAACCGGGAGGCGATTCTTGCTTCCCGCCCTGATGCGGTGGTAATTGCGGAATCCACTCCGGGCCAGTTCGACATTGCGGGGTGGCCCGAGGTTGAGCGCCTTGAAGCATGGCAGTCCGGGCATCGGCTGGTGGCCGACAGTATGTTCCTGCTTGGCTTCGGCCCTCGCTTGCCGGAAGCGATGGCGGCGCTTAACGATGCCTTGCCCGGCCAAAGGGAAATAGCCGCCAATGATCCGTGA
- a CDS encoding hemin-degrading factor: MQQAIADSVSVPDNLSARWEAIRQQEPNLRIRQVADRLGVSEMALVRLRERDAVVPLVNEFSQILGALEQVGPVMILARNNEVVHEVTGCFRDFTVGGSGAMGLAVGEIDIRVFFKHWAWGYRVLEQVRSGLRESLQFFDQYGTAIHKIYRVDTTDADVWEKMVERFTAARQEAFKPVGRRETLQRSSPETVDVDALRTGWEKLKDVHHFGALLKRAGADRLTALELVRGEWATELQSGDQNVLDRLLGLLRDNQCPAMFFVGNPGIVQIFTGCVTNVRRTGPWMNVLDPGFNLHANTDGIKRWWLVRRPSTDGLITSVEAFNGDGELVLTVFGERKPGIPESELWREQVATLEALS, from the coding sequence ATGCAACAGGCAATAGCCGATTCAGTCAGTGTGCCGGACAACCTGTCGGCCCGATGGGAAGCCATCAGACAACAGGAGCCGAATCTCAGGATCCGCCAGGTCGCAGACCGGCTTGGGGTCAGCGAAATGGCGCTTGTACGACTCCGGGAGCGTGATGCCGTCGTTCCACTCGTAAACGAGTTTAGTCAGATCCTTGGAGCCCTGGAGCAGGTCGGACCGGTGATGATTCTTGCCCGCAACAACGAGGTAGTTCATGAAGTTACCGGTTGCTTCAGAGACTTCACGGTCGGCGGCTCTGGAGCTATGGGGCTGGCGGTTGGAGAGATTGACATACGGGTGTTTTTCAAACACTGGGCCTGGGGCTACCGGGTACTGGAGCAGGTGCGGTCCGGGCTACGGGAAAGCCTTCAGTTTTTCGACCAGTACGGCACGGCCATTCACAAGATCTATCGAGTGGACACGACCGATGCGGATGTCTGGGAAAAAATGGTCGAACGCTTTACAGCAGCCCGCCAGGAAGCCTTTAAACCGGTAGGCCGGCGAGAGACATTGCAGCGTTCGTCCCCGGAAACCGTGGATGTTGATGCGCTGCGCACCGGCTGGGAGAAACTCAAGGATGTCCATCATTTTGGCGCCCTGTTAAAGCGTGCCGGTGCTGACCGCCTGACAGCGCTCGAGCTGGTGCGTGGTGAGTGGGCCACGGAGCTGCAGTCAGGGGATCAGAATGTGCTGGATCGGTTGCTGGGATTGCTGAGAGACAACCAATGCCCGGCGATGTTCTTTGTTGGCAATCCCGGGATTGTCCAGATCTTTACCGGGTGTGTCACAAATGTTCGCCGCACTGGCCCCTGGATGAACGTACTGGATCCGGGCTTCAACCTGCATGCTAATACCGACGGTATCAAACGCTGGTGGTTGGTACGACGTCCGTCCACCGATGGTCTGATCACATCTGTGGAAGCTTTCAATGGAGACGGAGAACTGGTCCTGACGGTTTTTGGTGAACGTAAACCCGGCATTCCGGAATCCGAACTCTGGCGTGAACAGGTCGCAACGCTTGAGGCTTTGTCATGA